The DNA sequence TTTCCACCCCTTCTTTCGGAATGAATTTCGGTTCTGTCGTCATGATTGTCTTACCGGATGCCGATTGCGGCATCTCATCCAGAGCAATTTCGCGGTCATTCTCATCTTTTATGTTCGGAAGAACCATCATCTCCATAAAACGTTTGATAAATGTTGATTTTCCTGTCCGAACAGGTCCGACAATACCCAGATAGATCTCTCCGTTTGTTCTGGCATTGATGTCATTATACACATTAAAGCCTTCCATATATACCTCCTGCATTTCTTACACATTTTCCGTTCCTGTTTTTGTATTCCGCAATATATGTGTCCAACCCGAAATACAAAATCTGTTTCCTATGTAAAGATTATCATATAAGTAATATATGAATGTACTTTTATAAGTATGTCAGAAAATTATTCCTCTACAGATATCTCTGCTTTTCTGTCTCTGGTAAGCAGATCTACCACTGCTTCACGAGCAGGCTTTCCCTCGAACAAAACCTTGTTTACCTCTTCAACGATTGGCATATCAACACCATATTTCTTCGCAAGCTTCAGGGTTGCTTTTGCTGAGTATACTCCCTCTACAACCATTTTAACCTCAGCCATTGCTTCTTTATAGCTCTTTCCCTGTCCGATCAGATAACCGGCATTCCTATTACGACTGTGTCTGGACGTACATGTCACGATCAGATCTCCCATACCTGACAAACCGGCAAGAGTCTCAACGTGAGCGCCCATTGCAGTACCGAGTCTTATTATTTCTGCCATGCCTCTGGTCATTAACGCTGCTTTTGTATTATCTCCGAATCCTAGTCCGTCTGTGATTCCGGCAGCCAGTGCGATAACATTCTTAACCGAGCCTCCAAGCTCGATTCCCGTCACATCTGTACTTGTATAGACACGGAAGACATCATTCATAAATGTATTCTGAATCAGCTTTGCCGTATCCATATCACGTGCACCTGCTACAACAGTAGTCGGAATACCGATACCGACTTCCTCCGCATGGCTTGGACCGGAAAGGACTGCTACCTTTGCCCCCGGTATCTCACTCTCGATAATCTCTACGATCGGAGTCAAAGTTGCTTCCTCAATACCCTTGCTGACATTAACGATCAGCTGTTCGTTTGTAATATAAGGTGCTATCTTTTTTGCAGTGCTTCGGATAAAAGGAGATGGAACCGCACAAATGATCATTTTCTTACCATCTATCGTCTGTTCCAGATCTGTTGTAAATACAATTGTATCGTTCAAATGAACACCCGGCAGACGATCCTTCTGTTCCCTGTATGTATTCAACATCTCGATTTCTTTTTCATCTATAGACCAGACTGTTACATCATGTCCATTTCCAGCCAACAGGTTTGCAAGTGCTGACCCCCAGCTTCCTGCTCCTAAAATACCAATTATCATACTATATACCTCTCCATCTTATAAAACTTCATGGTCGATTAAACCACAAATTATTATCCTATGCCTGTTCTTCTTTTGTTTTTCTTTTATCTTTTAATGAAAACTTATTCTCTGTACCTTTTATAAGTCTTACAATATTCTGTTTGTGCCTGTAAATAGCAAGCAGAGTAATAAGTCCTAATACGATACAGCTTTCAAGCTTCATGGAATCAGATGTAAAACCATAAGAACCGGTATAAGCAAATATCGTATAGGAGACCATCAGTCCGAGTACCAGACAAATAGAACCTACCGATACATATTTTGTTACCACTACGCAAAATACAAACAATCCAAGCTCGATCAACGCAACTCTCCAGTCAAGCAGACCGATCGCAATACCGGAAGTCGCTGCAATTCCCTTACCGCCTTTAAACTGCATATAAAATGGGAAATTGTGCCCAAGAACAACGCCTGCCGCTGTGTAGATCACGAACAAATACACATTCTCAATACCAAGTGCATTCATAATGATATGTGTGATACTGCAGGCTACAACTGATTTGAAAAGATCTCCCAGAAAGACAACCGCTCCCGCTTTCTTTCCCAGAACCCGAAGTGCATTTGTAGTGCCTGCATTTCCGCTTCCATATTCACGGATATCGATACCGTGTAATTTACCATAGATATAGCTTGTCTGGATAATACCGAAAAAATATCCTCCGACCAGACATATGATTCTTGCTAAGATTAACATTATTTTTCTTTTCTCTCCCTGATAATGAATTTTAGAGGTGTACCTCGGAAACCAAATGCTTCTCTGATCTTATTTTCAATATAACGTGTGTAAGAGAAATGCATCAGTTCTTTATCATTTACAAATATTACAAATGTAGGAGGTTTAACCGCTACCTGAGTAATATAAAACAGCTTCAAACGTTTTCCTTTATCTGTAGGCGGCTGCTGCATAGCAACTGCTTCTGTCATGATCTCATTCAATACACCGGTGGCAACACGGAGCGAATGGTTCTCGATAACGGCATCAATCGTTTCGAATAATTTCGGAAGTCTCTGACCTGTGGCTGCTGACACAAATAATAATTCTGCATATGGCATATAGGACAGCTTCTCACGGATCTCCTTTGTAAACTTATAAATAGTCTTATCGTCTTTCTCCACCGCATCCCATTTATTTACAACAATGATCATTCCTTTTCCACGTTCATGAGCAATGCCTGCGATCTTTGCATCCTGATCCGTGACACCCTCTGTCGCATCAATAACCAGTACAGCTACATTACAGCGTTCAACAGCCGATACGGTACGAATGATACTGTAACGCTCGATATCCTCCTTGATCTTGCTCTTTCTTCGAAGTCCTGCAGTATCAATAAATACGTATTCCGTTCCATTTCTCACGATTTCGGTATCGATCGCATCTCTGGTCGTTCCGGCAATATCAGATACGATCACACGATTCTCTCCGAGAAGCTTGTTGATGATCGATGACTTACCTACATTCGGCTTGCCGATAATGGCAATTCTAGGTCTGTCATCTTCCTCTTCATTTTTTGAATCTTCATCAAAATGAGAGACAACCTCATCTAACATATCTCCGATTCCAAGTCTGGATGCACCGGATATCGGAACAGGATCACCCAGTCCGAGATTATAGAACTCGTATACATCATTCATATATTTCTCAAAGCTATCTACCTTATTTACCACAAGGATCACCGGCTTCTTGGATTTACGGAGCATCTGGACTACCTTATGATCATCATCCACAAGTCCCTGTCTGACATCTGTCATAAATATAATAACATCCGCGGTTTCAATGGCAATCTCTGCCTGCTCCCGCATACTTTTTAAAATAATATTGTCGCTTTCCGGCTCAATTCCACCGGTATCTATGATCGTAAAATTATAATCGAGCCAGCTCACATCTGCATAGATTCTGTCTCTGGTTACGCCTGGCGTATCTTTTACAATTGAAATTTTCTCTCCTGCCAGTGCATTGAACAGGGTAGATTTACCTACATTTGGTCGTCCAACGATGGCTACTATCGGTTTACTCATTTACGTTTCCTCCGTCTGCTGTCGATTTCAGCATGATAACAGCTCCCAGATTGCCACGTTTTCCATGGCTCGCCCTGTGTGAAAACAGGAAATCCGGATTGCAGCATGTACATATGTCGGTTACATTTATATGTTCAGGCAATATACCTGCACCAGTCAGATTATAATAATTTGCCCGGTGTAAATCAAGCAAATACTTACCATTTCCAATATTTTTTGTCATTTTCATGTACTGTTCCGGTAAATAAGCATCCTTAAATGCCTCAGCTACATCCTCACTTACCTCATAACAGTTCTGACAAATAGACGGTCCGACCGCACAGATCAGATCCGAAGCCTCACAGCCATATTCTTTATTTAGTGCTTCAACCATATGCCGGCTGATATTCTTAACTGTTCCCCGCCAACCGGAATGATTCATGGCTACAACTTCTTTTACCGGATCGTAGAAGAATACCGGTACACAGTCTGCATAAAATGTGATCAGCGGCAGATCCTTTACATTCGTCATCAGGCCATCTGTCCCCGTTATATCTGATTCTCTTGTGATCCCTTTTCCGGCATCTTCCTCTGTCACTTTGCGGATCACTGTTTCATGTACCTGATCGGAAAATACCAGTCTTCTGTGATCATATCCGACTGCCTGTGCCAGTCTCCTATGGTTCTCCATCACCGCATCCATATCATCTCCACGATGAAAGCTCAAGTTCATCGTAGAATAGATTCCCTCACTGACACCTCCAAGCCTTGTCGAAAACCCATGCACGATACCGGGCAGTTCCAGATTCTTGAATACGATATACGGAACTCCGTTCTTCACTTTTATCTCTGTAGTTTTATCCTGATTGATATATATTATGTTATACATCTTCATACCTCATAGCCTTAATAATATCCTTGATAAGGAAACGCATCCTCAATATGACGAATCTCATTTTCCGTCACAGCAATAACATCAAATCTTACCGGTGTGTTATACGGATCATATCCATATCGTTTCATATAATACACAGCTACCTTACTGATCTGCCGCTGCTTGGCAGGCGTTACTGCTGATTCCGGTGAACCATGTCTGCTGTTGCTCCGGTATTTTACTTCTACAAATATCAGATACCCGTCTTTTCCTGCGATCAGGTCGATCTCTCCGGCAGAAATCCGATAATTTCTGGCAAATATCCGATACCCTGTATCTTTCAGATATAATGCAGCCATGTCTTCATATTCTGTTCCTTTTTTTCTCGTATTATAACGCTCGATACTGACTGTTCCCCTTTTTCTTTCTACTATTCTTTCCAGAAATGTGTAATAAATGATCTTCTGTGGATCTCACATGGTCCAATTGTTTTTAATGCTTCTATATGCTCTTTCGAACCATACCCTTTATTCTTTGCAAATCCATACCCGGGATAGATCTCATCATAAGCGACCATTAACCGATCCCTCGTTACCTTTGCAATAATACTGGCAGCGGCGATCGAAGCCGACTTTGCATCTCCTTTAATGATCGATACCTGTGGTATCTCTACCTCCGGTATTCTGACCGCATCGTTTAATAACAGATCCGGCTTCACGGCAAGCTTATGTATCGCGATCCGCATGGCCTCATAATCCGCATTTAAAATATTGATCTGATCGATCAGCTTCTCATCTGCCATACCGATTCCGTAAGCAACCGCTTTTTCTGTAATCTCATCATATAATTCTTCACGCTTCTTTTCAGAGAGCTGCTTGGAATCATTCAGGTATAGAATATCGCAATTCTCCGGCAGAATGACAGCCGCAGCTACTACCGGACCTGCAAGCGGACCACGGCCTACCTCATCAATTCCACAGATATACTGACAGTCCGCATGCTGTCTCTCATATTCAAACATATGCTCCATCCGGTCAAGCTCTTTTTGATGTGCTGTAAGCTTCTTTTCAGCAGAAAGGATCAGTTTTTTTACACCTTCTCTGTCATCCTCTGCATATCTTTCCATCACCTGTCTGACTGAATGAATATCTGCATTTGCAAATTCGGATTTAATCTCTGTTATACTTTTTCTTTTATTTTCCATCTCATCCTCATATAAGCATAAATGGCTGTTGTTTCTTACACGACAGCCATTTATCTGTACTTATTGTTCTTCTTTATTTAAAAAACCGAATCCACCGGTAAAACGGAATACTGCTTTACCAACAAACTTGTCCTTATGTATATTTCCGACATCTGACAATCTGCTGTCCCGGCTGTTATTCCGGTTGTCTCCCATTACGAAATACTCATCATCTCCGAGCGTAACCGCTTCTGCCGCAAGTCCTCGATGATTTTCTTCGATCACTTCTTTACCATAATTTTCTTCTAACGGCTCATCATTAATATAGATCACACCATCTTCATCAATATAAACGGTTTCGCCGGGAAGACCGATGATTCGTTTGATATAATAGGTCTCATCCTCTTCCTCATAAGGAAATACCACAATATCAAATCTTTCAGGATCTTTAAAGCGATAAGACAGCTTATCGATCCATAAACTATCACCATCATGCAGAGTATCATTCATGGAATCTCCGCTTACTTCTGTACGCTGTCCCACATAGGTAAGAATCAGCCAGCATACCGCAACGATCGCAAGAATATAAATGGCAAGACTAATTAAATCTTTTACGATATTGATCTCCTCTTTCTCCTGCTTTTTCTTTTCTTTTTTCTTCTTTTTTTTCGGCTTATCAACTTCATCCTGAACATGAGTGTTCGATGCCGGATCGGATTCTGCGAAATAATTGGTTATCGCTTCTCCATCCTCATTTAAAACCTTATCAGATGCTTCCTTTTCATCTGCATCCGCCTCTTTTACTGCTTCTTCTGATCTCTGCTGTTCCGGATCGATCCCTTTTTTTTGCAGCTTCGCAAGCTGCTTTTCACGTTTCTTTTCAAGCTTTCTGATCTCTTTTTCACGCTCTTTCCGCATGGGATCATCATCAAATATTGCATTTAACGCTTCTACGCGTTCATTATCTTCTTTCATAATAACTATTTATCCTTTACCATACTCGGACGTTCCAGTGAGATTCTGCCCAACTTGCCCGAACGATAATCATCAAGCAGGAGCGCAGCCGCCTTATCAATGTCTAATTCTCCACCCTTTTTGATGCACGCACGTTTCTCGGCAATCTGTTCCAGAATATGAACACTGTCGTCATCATCATTAATATTATACCTATCTGCAAGGCTCTGACAATAGTTTAATTGTAAAAATTTGATCAATTCATACGCAAGGTCAGTAATACTTAAGATCTCATCATTGATCGATCCGATAAATGCAAGTCGTAATCCAACCTCTTTATCATCAAATTTGGGCCATAATATTCCCGGGGTATCCAATAATTCAATATCCTTTCCAAGACGTATCCATTGCTTTCCTTTTGTAACACCCGGCTTGTTGCCAACCTTTGTACACGCCTTTCTGGCATAAGAATTAATAAATGTAGACTTACCGACATTTGGAATACCGACGATCATGGCACGAAGCGGACGATTAATGATTCCACGCTTTCTGTCACGTTCAATTTTCTCTTTACATGCTTCCTTTACTACATTGCTAATATTCTTCATTCCATCCCCGGATCTGGCATTGATCTTAGCAACAAAAAAACCTTTTTCCTTATAATATGCTTCCCATTCCGCGGTCACAGCTGCGTCTGCCAGATCTGTTTTATTCAATAAAATCAATCTGTATTTATTCGCAGCTAAAGCATCAATATCAGGATTTTTACTGCTGTATGGCACTCTGGCATCGATCAGCTCGATCACAACATCGATCAGCTTGATATCTTCCTGCATCATACGTTTTGCTTTTGTCATATGTCCCGGATACCACTGTATATTCATCGTTTCTTTATCCTTCCTAATAACTCAGCTTTTTTCACGTTTCCCACTTTTAAGAAACGGGAATCTTCGCTGTTATTCACATTATCTCCAAGAAGAAAATATTCATCATCAGCAAGTGTGATCGTGTTCTCTGCAAGCCCTGCCGTAAAGATATAATCACTGAACGGAGTATCCGTAAGTTCTTTATCATTAATGTAGACCTTGCCATCCTTTATCTGCACGGTCTCTCCCGGTAAACCGATCACACGTTTAATATCATAATATTCATCCGGTGTATCAACACTTCTATATGCTACTATGTCATATCGATCCGGAGAGCCAAGAAGGTAACATAACTTATTTACTGTAACCTTATCTTGATTTATGCACACCGGACTCATCGAGTCCCCAACCACATACACAGTCTGAAAACAA is a window from the Lachnospiraceae bacterium GAM79 genome containing:
- a CDS encoding NAD(P)H-dependent glycerol-3-phosphate dehydrogenase — translated: MIIGILGAGSWGSALANLLAGNGHDVTVWSIDEKEIEMLNTYREQKDRLPGVHLNDTIVFTTDLEQTIDGKKMIICAVPSPFIRSTAKKIAPYITNEQLIVNVSKGIEEATLTPIVEIIESEIPGAKVAVLSGPSHAEEVGIGIPTTVVAGARDMDTAKLIQNTFMNDVFRVYTSTDVTGIELGGSVKNVIALAAGITDGLGFGDNTKAALMTRGMAEIIRLGTAMGAHVETLAGLSGMGDLIVTCTSRHSRNRNAGYLIGQGKSYKEAMAEVKMVVEGVYSAKATLKLAKKYGVDMPIVEEVNKVLFEGKPAREAVVDLLTRDRKAEISVEE
- the plsY gene encoding glycerol-3-phosphate 1-O-acyltransferase PlsY; this translates as MLILARIICLVGGYFFGIIQTSYIYGKLHGIDIREYGSGNAGTTNALRVLGKKAGAVVFLGDLFKSVVACSITHIIMNALGIENVYLFVIYTAAGVVLGHNFPFYMQFKGGKGIAATSGIAIGLLDWRVALIELGLFVFCVVVTKYVSVGSICLVLGLMVSYTIFAYTGSYGFTSDSMKLESCIVLGLITLLAIYRHKQNIVRLIKGTENKFSLKDKRKTKEEQA
- the der gene encoding ribosome biogenesis GTPase Der codes for the protein MSKPIVAIVGRPNVGKSTLFNALAGEKISIVKDTPGVTRDRIYADVSWLDYNFTIIDTGGIEPESDNIILKSMREQAEIAIETADVIIFMTDVRQGLVDDDHKVVQMLRKSKKPVILVVNKVDSFEKYMNDVYEFYNLGLGDPVPISGASRLGIGDMLDEVVSHFDEDSKNEEEDDRPRIAIIGKPNVGKSSIINKLLGENRVIVSDIAGTTRDAIDTEIVRNGTEYVFIDTAGLRRKSKIKEDIERYSIIRTVSAVERCNVAVLVIDATEGVTDQDAKIAGIAHERGKGMIIVVNKWDAVEKDDKTIYKFTKEIREKLSYMPYAELLFVSAATGQRLPKLFETIDAVIENHSLRVATGVLNEIMTEAVAMQQPPTDKGKRLKLFYITQVAVKPPTFVIFVNDKELMHFSYTRYIENKIREAFGFRGTPLKFIIRERKEK
- the pgeF gene encoding peptidoglycan editing factor PgeF, with the translated sequence MYNIIYINQDKTTEIKVKNGVPYIVFKNLELPGIVHGFSTRLGGVSEGIYSTMNLSFHRGDDMDAVMENHRRLAQAVGYDHRRLVFSDQVHETVIRKVTEEDAGKGITRESDITGTDGLMTNVKDLPLITFYADCVPVFFYDPVKEVVAMNHSGWRGTVKNISRHMVEALNKEYGCEASDLICAVGPSICQNCYEVSEDVAEAFKDAYLPEQYMKMTKNIGNGKYLLDLHRANYYNLTGAGILPEHINVTDICTCCNPDFLFSHRASHGKRGNLGAVIMLKSTADGGNVNE
- a CDS encoding YraN family protein, whose amino-acid sequence is MERYNTRKKGTEYEDMAALYLKDTGYRIFARNYRISAGEIDLIAGKDGYLIFVEVKYRSNSRHGSPESAVTPAKQRQISKVAVYYMKRYGYDPYNTPVRFDVIAVTENEIRHIEDAFPYQGYY
- a CDS encoding ribonuclease HII, translated to MENKRKSITEIKSEFANADIHSVRQVMERYAEDDREGVKKLILSAEKKLTAHQKELDRMEHMFEYERQHADCQYICGIDEVGRGPLAGPVVAAAVILPENCDILYLNDSKQLSEKKREELYDEITEKAVAYGIGMADEKLIDQINILNADYEAMRIAIHKLAVKPDLLLNDAVRIPEVEIPQVSIIKGDAKSASIAAASIIAKVTRDRLMVAYDEIYPGYGFAKNKGYGSKEHIEALKTIGPCEIHRRSFITHFWKE
- the lepB gene encoding signal peptidase I: MNIVKDLISLAIYILAIVAVCWLILTYVGQRTEVSGDSMNDTLHDGDSLWIDKLSYRFKDPERFDIVVFPYEEEDETYYIKRIIGLPGETVYIDEDGVIYINDEPLEENYGKEVIEENHRGLAAEAVTLGDDEYFVMGDNRNNSRDSRLSDVGNIHKDKFVGKAVFRFTGGFGFLNKEEQ
- the ylqF gene encoding ribosome biogenesis GTPase YlqF translates to MNIQWYPGHMTKAKRMMQEDIKLIDVVIELIDARVPYSSKNPDIDALAANKYRLILLNKTDLADAAVTAEWEAYYKEKGFFVAKINARSGDGMKNISNVVKEACKEKIERDRKRGIINRPLRAMIVGIPNVGKSTFINSYARKACTKVGNKPGVTKGKQWIRLGKDIELLDTPGILWPKFDDKEVGLRLAFIGSINDEILSITDLAYELIKFLQLNYCQSLADRYNINDDDDSVHILEQIAEKRACIKKGGELDIDKAAALLLDDYRSGKLGRISLERPSMVKDK
- the lepB gene encoding signal peptidase I, whose translation is MSDKSERRKRIRREKRRQRRKERSFKRIVRTIFGWLLSVLIAIVLGYGMVSYCFQTVYVVGDSMSPVCINQDKVTVNKLCYLLGSPDRYDIVAYRSVDTPDEYYDIKRVIGLPGETVQIKDGKVYINDKELTDTPFSDYIFTAGLAENTITLADDEYFLLGDNVNNSEDSRFLKVGNVKKAELLGRIKKR